cgtccacccgactttccacgtctctaacctccgaaaatgccttgctgatcatgatctaattgtaccgctcgacgatcttcaggtcaacgaaacattagacttcgtggaaaagcctgtcgaaatcatggatcgccaaaccaagcaactcaggcgctctcgcatcccgatcgtgaaggtctgatgggaaggcaaacgaggcgcggagttcacttgggaactcgaaagcgacatgaaggccaagtacccgcagttgtttaaataaatagatctgaagcatcaaattggtaaatcacggcgttgtgtagccttcgagcctaatttcgggacgaaattccctaaacaaggggaggctgtaacaccccgtgttttcgaatgtcaaagtcaaagtcaaagtccaagtcaactttgactttctttgactgtagatagtctattttatgttttagttgtattatgtgtagtaagtgttgtaatcagcaagaatcgaagtaatcgaatgttttcaacgcaaaccgatctacgactgtgaatgataggaagtaacaatgcgataaagttaactaatcagtaatcaaaccgatctaacaatcatcgaactcgagactcgaattatgcgaattttgatattatataagtgtgtgtgtgtgccttatgtgttacttgtgcgtgtttactttatgcttggtgtggtattcaagagaatcaatcgaaaatcaaatcgaaactcgaaaagcaatcgaactcaatcgaaaccgacatcgaaacgtgacttatagaagattgtatgttagatatagtggttgggattaaaagtaatttgactaggaactctatcgtattcgtatcagcgtctatcgaaatcgaaacgtcgaaaaatACTCAAGGTgtgtggcggatcgaacaggaagcatcctgatcgaacaggccagccgatcggctagcatcttgccagccaatcgagcagcccactcgatcggagctccggccgatcggctgccaccttcctcttttggaagcctataaatagggctgtccttgtcttcatttccacttttggaaagttctgaccggccagctcctattcttcaccttttctcagatttctatcaatcccggtaagttttcactctaattcttgtacgtctttgatcattacttgattctacacctttctatctttcaaaacttgaattctaaccgtgaaatcaccaagatctaggtgttcttgtgtgatgtcatcatggtgttcttgaagaacatcatgttttggcctcattcaactatgaatggcttagatctaaccgatttccacataaacaagttaagatctattaaagatctaaacatccacaagttgtgaaggattgaaagaaggaatcccaactttctttcaactcttttacactcaatgccttcaaaccactagaaacggagcttgaaccggctaactaatcattctaacaagttgaaaggttcaagattcggattctatatacaaggttcaccgattttgggttagactctaaaccaacgttccgaaccgttcaccggccggacttgggtgattcctgcccgagcctgagagacgggtaagaacgaaggtatcatagttcaactcgttatcaaactacctcgatataatgacaagtaaccagacgaccaagtgttagacgaaaggccgaccaggtcagacgtgctagccgaacggctaggctgatcgaacagcccagccgatcggacacaccagccgatcgaccgggccagccgatcggctagcacatggcgtctcacttttccaaacttttgaggtataatattgacgaagtagtgttcgatcgaatatgtcactcgattggtgaacattactgttcggatcatgagatactatgcttcaacacttaatcgttttcacaactcgttcgtagtagggaatgccagccgatcgaacagactgttcgatcgagtgacattcagttgaggactaattctgaagttcctagccgatcgagtgagctagccgatcgaacgaaccgttcgatcgaccgacttgaaaggtaagaacacttcagtgttctcacatactacaacgaaaacttcaaaagttcaaatcctcaaacaacaaacacaccagaggaagaaacaatccacttgaatggcccagccgatcgagcctgccggccgatcgaacaggactgcccaaccggacataccagccgaccgaacagcccgttcgatcgaacctgccgttcgatcgaccagcccattcgatccatccacacttgtttacttttccgcgttacttattgttatgctatcgaactattcaggctaatcctactctcagcgctcccttcaatccacaatcaatcactgtgagtatactcgatccctttttgcttttagcacttttgggtgttacatacgttacctatcaaatcacaatcaaacacaaactatttgaacgctaaccgattgcatgtgctatttgactaaatgaatgctgtttattatgtttacacgtggagtgctatctacctgccttagcaacatagtactatagtttggactcagcacccgttcacacgggggttgttaaggacaattagttgcatggattacggtggtaatcatgtattgcgaaccgtctcggacggtcaacccgcagtcgttggtatcgatggtcccatgtcgataattaacatgcatcgttttcctctatgtacgtgcctggttatgcgtaaactatttgaactctatatgctaatatcaaacttgtgtgctcacctttacattttatgtattgactttattttaacgtatgtgacaggtgcttaagttgctaggatgcttaggcgcgtggtgatgaaatcgaggctagggagtctagaaataataaacaattgtctgtaataataattgaatctgagttgtcggaacggaatttatttgcctagttgctttctctgataacttgtttatttatttgggatacggtatgggacgtatcatttaactgaatttgtaaaaATAGTTGTTGtgaaaacttctggacaatctgtttcgctcagtgccgcgccccgatgatcggttggggtgtgacaagaaggTTGATAATAGTTGAGTTAGATTTGTTCCTAGTTTGATGACAATCGAATTAGGAATCTATAGGGTTTTAAAGTGATCATAAGTTCATAACACAAGTTTCAAATGCTAAGATACTGCGTAGGAAAATTAGGTGATTGAGTGCTATCCTATATTTATTTTAGGTTTAACTGAATCACAGTGAGAATTCCTAATTATATGATTGTGTGATTTCTGGATTGTTGTTATAATATTATGTTGAATTACGGATCCAGAACCTAGGTAGAGGGAAATGGATAATTGTCAACAGAATGATTGATTTTTTTGTTAGATATTGAAATTTGGGTCGGTGTAATGGTGTTTATGTTGGTACTGAATTTATTTGTGTCCTGAAAAGGCAGGTTTGCCTACAAGATTTAAGCAATGGTGGGAAGGCATGTCGTTTCTTACGTCTGTGGTGGTTGCGGTTTGCACTGTGATATACCTGGTATGTTTTTGGCTTTAGTATTACAGTgaatggtggggtggggtgggttgAAGGTGACTGTGGAGGTTGTGGTGGGTTGAAGGTGACGGTGGAGGTGGTGGATTGAAGATGGTTGTGGTGGGTTGaaggtggtggcagtggtggtgggttttagagaggggggggggagagaagatgagggtatttttgtcatttcacaccttcttaactgagaaaactaaccgaTGTTAGGCaaagggactatccgggaacgaaaactgaaaagttggagactatagctgtaattttagaaagttagggactaaatgtgaaAAGGGGCAAACTATAGAGACTATCCAGACATTTAGCTCTTGTGAATTTATAAACTCTAGTCAACATAAGTTGTGAATACACACTAATTATACAAAGGAAAATAAGTTGTGAATTCTACTATTCTAGTTCACATGAATATAATTATATAAAAGTCAATTCGATGTTTGAAAAGGTTGTGATATGAAAAAGAAAGTGAATCCCATTTACAAATTTTTCgatttttagttgttttttttttcaactaaTTGTTAAAAAACACGAATTCGGATTCATGTTGATATAAAAATTTGAGTTCACTATTAGGGAGATGAATAAAGGAAAAGATGGAAAGAAAAAGGCGTGAGAGGCAAAAATGCATCAATTGTACCAATCGTGTATTTTAGAAGAAGGACGCTATTAAACATTCTTTCGGTTAATATATACGGTTAATATATAGTATggtttaggatcaaatacaaaggatcctaattgtaagaagtgtaagaaggatttatagagtgacaagtgtccaataacctaaaaaaaccattacacaaaaaaaccccactaaaaaaaaaaaaaaaaagaataacttgaccctatatagtataatataatattattataGAATGATgtgattatattattattaacttgtaaatccattgttatcaaagTTATTACAATGTTTTTTTACTTTCATGATTCATGAATTCGCCCCATCAATCAAGATTAATTTCATTATACCTTTGTCCACGAAGAGATCAGAACCCTTAACCTCTAAGAATTAACAATTTTCCACACACATTGACTAGGCTAAAAGCCATTTGGTAACTAAGATATAAACTTCATAAGTTGTAAACTTTAAaacagacaaaaaaaaaaaaaaacccaccaAAATTACTTCCAATCACTCAAAAAACAAGTATATCACATCCTCACGGGGTATAGTATACCTGATAACATCAAATACAACATGAATCCAACCAATACCAATCTTCTGTCTATCTGTACAAAACTCTCTTCTTCAACAATCTTTAACCTCTACTGGACAGGATCCAATGGGAATGATGGATTTGGAGGAAACTTGTTGGGTTCTTTCAGCTTCAAAACTTCTAGGACAATTGAAGTAAGTATGATCGAAGCAAGAACGAACCCGTAACCGATCTTCCATGAACTCCCTGCATCAGCAAGTTGTATTCCTAGAAGTATATTCAGACATCCGAAAAATAGAGCAATTCTTCCAACATAATGATGGTACCAGTTCCAGTACTTCCTGTGCTTGCTGTCCTTTTCAGGTCTTATGAAGAATGCCATAACCTGAAATACAAGACACATTTAAAAAATGCTCTACACATAACTAATGCTACATCTTTGACTTTTAAAGTCAAACCTTTCTGATTAAATTCAATCAAAGTTTTAAACTTTTCAAACTTTCCAACACAAAACTTTTCTTTTTATGTGTGTTCAATATTTATTTAGCAAACCCATCAAtatctttctttgtttttttagaAATATGTGATGAATTTGGAATTGAAATACAGTCTGTTTGACCTGAAAAGTCAAACTTGTGAAATGTGTATTGATTTATGAACCTGGAGGACACTGAGCACGATGGCGGTTATCCCTAAACCTTTGTGTGCTGGTGCATGGAAATTAAACTTGTTATACATGTTTAATCCGACAAATCCTGCGGCGACTGCAAATATGAACCCGACAAACTGAAAGCCGACGTGCAAGTAATACCATAACGGTTCCTTGTGCTTGAAGTATCTAGCAACAATAGCCCCATATGGCAAGATTATGCCCCACCCGAGTAAACCCAATGCTCCATGGGTCGTTTTTGAACGGTGGAGATTGTTAGAGGGCGTAATTGAATTCGATTTTGACCCTGAAGAACCTGAAGACAAAAAAGTCAAAGATTTGACTTTTAAGGTCAACAAAGTTACAAAACTAGTTCGAAATAATCGATTTTGATAAACGTACCTTGGGAGAAATCCAAGTGGATAGTTGTCTTGTCGTCGTGAACCGATAGAAGGTGGTGCTCCGGGTACTTGCTAGAGAATGCTAATAAGATGGGTTGACTTTTGAGTTGACTCGGGTACTTGAGTTGATATGCCAAGTGGATATTGCCACCATAAACCGTGACAAAAGGGGGAATACTTGTTAAGGGTAACTCGCCCTTATCATGTTTTACTTGCGAGGGGCTAAAGCCCTCGGCGTAGTATTGTTTAATTACTGGAGTACCCTTTCGGGTAATCCAGCCAACCATAGCACTCGAGTTTAGCATCATACCGTCCCTTGAGAACCCCATTGCAACATATCCACTTGTATACATTGCTGATAATACAATTGTCACAACATGGTCTTTGCTCTGCGAGAACTGTTTTTTAAGGTAAATAAAATCGCGTTATTTATTGGAATAACTACCATTTCAAATATTTGAAAATAAGGTACTTCCCATAAATCATAGAAAACTTACTCGAATAACATACGAATTCCATATCGGTTTACACACCATATGTGTCATATTAGCATATGGAAGAGGAAGAATACTATTGATGTCTTCATTGCATTCATCACCTACCACCGAAACCACCACTATCGCCACGAAAAGAGCCAAAACCCAGAATCGAGAGCCCGATATCATCTCAAACCGAAGGGAATCACTAGCAcaaaagaagcaagaagagagaTAGGTTGGAATGAATGAGTGGGTAAGAAGTTTATGATGCTGTTTTCAAAAGATTTCTTAGATTTGAAGGTTTTCTGGTTGGTGGGTTGATGAGGGAGGTGggtaatcatcatcatcagttaATCAAATCATAATTTTCCCTCCTTTTAATTGAACTCATGAATGTTATTTACATACCTCAAATAAAACTTGTGTGTATATATAGTTTTTCATTCAATATATGAAGTGttttaaatatacataaaaaGGATACAAAtttgtttttaagaaaattaGCAATTTCTTTTTTCTTGCATACATAGTTTTCTTGTTTTGCAATGTGGGGTATTCAAGGAAAAAGTTTTCATGTTTTGCTGGAGTGATAATTGAGCATTGCGTAAAAATGGGTTAAAAGGGGGACACTATTTATTATTCAAGGTTAAGGGTCACAACAGAGTTTGTTGGCTTTTCTACATTTTGTATTTCCGAAAAGGAATAATTTCATACAGTGTGATTTTGTTCGGATTTGTTATTCTTTAAACAAGATATTTGGTTATTAAAAAATCATATCTACTCAATTTGGTTAAATTGTTTATTGGTTTATGAATGGTGGGTTGGCTTTTGGTTAAACAAAATTTTGAAGTTAGGCGTCGGTTATTTAATTGGTTAATTCAGTTATAGTTTAAGGTTATTGTTTATTTATATCAGTTATAGTTTAAGAGATGCTCATCACTAATGACCACGTTACATAAACGTAAATGGTAGCTAATCCATGTTTCATAAACAAAAAATGATCCAAAAATGATATGTACGGTGCGATTTAATCTACTTGGTCCAGACAACCATATCTATCTCAGATTGTGCAGCTCGATATAGTTCTAGCCGCTTTCCTATGTTTTGACGCCTTTGTGTTATCACTGGATCTTCATCCAACAATTTACCCAACTGTTTTCCCTGCAAATAAAATAAATTcaaaacactatataacaataaaCACAAAGTGTtgacattttgtttttatttaatatatacataacataaatttacCTCTTTTGCCCCCAACTCAGTGAAGAAACGATCGAGCAAGCTACGTTTGGCCTCACGAACTTGACAATACACAACGGATTTGGGAATCGAGTGTCTTAAAGTTCCAACCACCATGTGGACATATGACAATACAATTGCTCCTGTATTAATTCAAAAAATTAGTTTTTCTTTAATATTCTCCAAAATGTTATAACTCGTGTTAATAATACATACCAACGCGACGAAGATAAGCCTCATTGTATCTATCAAAAATTGAGTGCGTTGGATTCCCGCCTTTCTCAACGTCTTGTGGAAGCTTCCGGAAGAAATCAACCGTTAAGTAACTGCTTTCCATGTCAACTAACTGTAGCGCAGCTCTTTTGCTCTCAATCCTCATTCTATCTAATGATTCACAAGCTGCACTCATAACTTCTACCTTAAGTGAAGGATATTGTTTCAACTCCTACAATAGCATCAACAGCAATTAGAGAAAACTGCGATCACTttcaaaaaggaaataaaaaggaaaattaaGGGCCTTCAGACTCACTGCGGTCTCCTTAATCGACTTGCGGACCAAATCCTTCAATATACTGTGAACCTGAAACCAATAAAGAAGTAAAACAACAAAGATTTCAAGTTGTTTTatccaaaataataaaatatatttgcGAACATACCGCATCAACAACCGCCTCGGCAGGAGATTTGATGGTAATCAACGTAGATTCGATAAGACGACGATAGCCTTGTTCAGGGGCTATTAAATGAGGTTGATATCCATCAGCTTCGGTAATTAATTTTCTCACATTCTCCATTGAAAGTTGCTTGTCAAACTGTAACCTTTTTAAAGCAGCAGGGAGTTGATTATCGAATACAGCGTACACCTTTTCGCCACCTGGTCGTCTGCATATTATTAATTTCATCAAAAAAGTTAAAATAAAGTAGAAAACTCAAGACACATGAAATGCTTAAAGTATTTTAATGCATACATGCCATCAAGATGTTCTTTGAAAATCTGATCGAAAGCTCGACATATCTCCATAATCATATATAATTTTCCCTGACAAAACAGAAATACGAAGACGATATCTTGAATATAAATCAAGAGTTAAAGAGCAAGTGAATACGAgacatttttaattatttaccCCAGCATCAACAGCAATGGGCCTCCCGAGACGGTTTAATTCGGTTTCAAGATCAAGGATTGTTCTGCTAATGAGAGACTGGAGGCCCGGAATTCGAGACTTAATGACAGATTCCAAATGCTGAAATGTTGAATCATGTAGTGAgcaattatatatgttttgaaaGAAAGTATAAATAGCGCTGAAAAGATGTACTCTACCTTGGAAAGCAGTTTTCCTAAATGCTCGGACCCCATTCTGTTAGCTAGATGACTGTATTCAGGCAAATTAGTAAAGTATTCGCGTTCTCTCTTTCGAGCAGAAATCATGTCAACGTTTTTGTTAATATCCGCTTGAGATCGGTTGACCACACCAATCCAAGGGAAATTTAGCCTATATGATCTTCCTTCCAGTATCTGCAAAGCACAAAGAATGGCCTCACAGTTATAGCCAAAATGCCATTTTcttccttgaggtttggccagttttgtgatTTTCGTCCAAAAGTGTGTGTGTTCCGCATTTGGAttaccattttcatccggctagttaacttcatccattttttctccgttaagtcaggggtatttatGTCCTTTTTAACTTAAATTTGGTCTTTTTTCAGgatattcggtctttttacataaagcgaaaaagaccgaattgccctttaagttagcaaaaaagacgaaaatacctaTGACTTGACggagaaaaatgaatggagttaacaagccagatgaaaatggcaagatttcaaaccttttggattcagatgcggaaaaacaatcctttggacgaaagtcacaaaactggccaaacctgaggactaaaatagcattttactcAAAAATCAATTCTTAAATATTTATATTGAAATCAATATGCAGCATGATTCAGAAAACATGAACTGTAGAATGAAGGCTAGCTTACATCAACTGCATCAGTACCCTGGTCCATAAGATCAATCTTTGTCAAAACACCAAACGTTCTCTCCCCTGTGTATTAAGATATTAACTAATCAGAGAACTATTTATTTATTAACTATTATTtagaaacaaataaataataaaaggTATGGAGATGATGTAATAATATATTACCTTTCGGATCCACTTCACGAGAAATTTGGATAGCATCCGATGTTGCAAGATCTTGGTTAGCAGGAGAAACTGCTAAAATAATGCAATTCGGCTGCAAGGAAACAAGACCCATAACACTTAAATTATGATATCTCACATCCTCACCCACATAATTGATTTACAGTTTTTAGGGAAAATTTGAGAAAAAATATACCTTCTCAATGTAGGACCGTACCAAATTCTCAATTTCTTTCACAATGCTATCTGACTGGCCATCTACAAAGACCATATAAAGTAAAAATATAAGACATGATCACAAAAGTGTTAGCAAAAATAGCAAAATGAATGatgtgaagtattgtaaactaacCAACAGCTACTTTTGTAAGACCGGGAAGGTCAACCAGGGTCAAGTTTACAACTGTGAAATATCAGAAATATATTATAAATTTGTTGTAACCAAGTGCTGCCGATAAGATATTTTATGGTCGCAAAACATAATTATATCTCACCATTAGGAGAATAAATACTGAGATATATAGGAACAGATGAAATCTGTTTGGTACGACCCGTCTCTCGGTCAGTCTCATCAGCAATCTCCTTCCTCACAGCGGCTACACAAGATAAAACAGTGAGCTACCATTTCGATAGAACTTGCAGCTTATATCGAGTAAAAATGTAAACTAGCAAATATATGTTAGAAAATGAGAAGGAAAAGCATAAGTCTGTTAATCATACCGAAATCAGTGAATGTTTTTCTTGGTAGGTGAGCAAACTCTGCATGTTCTCTTCCTTCTTCAACCCTATGAAGTTGTAGAACAAGAGGACGCCGTGTAACAATCCCTGGATATAGATGTTTTTATTGTTGTAGCTAATTATATATGGGATTTATGCTACAAATTTGAATTGAAGAATTGAACGTTTAATTACCGGAGCCACGAGGTAAGAAGTCCTTCCCTACAATACTTTCCAGCACAGAAGATTTTCCAGAACTCTAAAAACAATTTATAAGAAGTGGAAAGCAAAAGAAATTAAGATGAGTTTAAGTCCacataaaacatttttataacataAGTCACATCAAATGGGAACTACCAGTTTATCTAGGAGCGCTGTTTAGAACACATGTTACATGTACGATTAATAACGGAATGAACCATTCCTGCAAATGTCTTTCCATTAAATTAAATGTTTTTAATTCATTTGGAGGGGGCGTTTGTTTAACTAACCCCATTCAATTAAGTGTTGGATCTTTGTATTCAGGATTCTTAATGTGAAAAGTGAAGGAATTCTTTTTGTTCAATCTCCAGCACTTGCTCAAATTTGATTGACTTCTCAGATATTTAGAAACAAGATGATAACAAACATAATATATTGTCCTAACTCCGAACTTCATACCATTATACTGTTTTTAGTTTATACATAAACAATACttgttaaattaaaaaaaaaagttacattcTAATCTGACAATCTGACACTAAAAAAATATTATCGATTTTTTTATATTATTGTGGAAAAATCTAAATTCCTGACTCAGTGGTCTACCAAATTTGTTCATTCCATCACAAAAGtaataaaaacatatttaaaCAAGCAAATGTATTATAATCCATGGACTCCTGTTACAATGTCAATCCATAACTTCTCTTTTCTAGTTCCACTTTCATTCAAAATCCATAAAACCCTAACTAGATTACACCAAAtacttaaaaaccatcaaaacacAATTACAGAAATTTCCACAGTTCTACGCATCTCTTACAGAATTCAAATGGACTTGTGACAACAAACAGCGGCAAATCGGCAATAACACTTATTACGAGTTAAATTCACATCTATTACAAAATTCACATGGACTCATGTCACATTGTCAAGTCATAACTTCTCCTA
This is a stretch of genomic DNA from Helianthus annuus cultivar XRQ/B chromosome 16, HanXRQr2.0-SUNRISE, whole genome shotgun sequence. It encodes these proteins:
- the LOC110917909 gene encoding cytochrome b561 and DOMON domain-containing protein At3g61750; the protein is MISGSRFWVLALFVAIVVVSVVGDECNEDINSILPLPYANMTHMVCKPIWNSYVIRFSQSKDHVVTIVLSAMYTSGYVAMGFSRDGMMLNSSAMVGWITRKGTPVIKQYYAEGFSPSQVKHDKGELPLTSIPPFVTVYGGNIHLAYQLKYPSQLKSQPILLAFSSKYPEHHLLSVHDDKTTIHLDFSQGSSGSKSNSITPSNNLHRSKTTHGALGLLGWGIILPYGAIVARYFKHKEPLWYYLHVGFQFVGFIFAVAAGFVGLNMYNKFNFHAPAHKGLGITAIVLSVLQVMAFFIRPEKDSKHRKYWNWYHHYVGRIALFFGCLNILLGIQLADAGSSWKIGYGFVLASIILTSIVLEVLKLKEPNKFPPNPSFPLDPVQ
- the LOC110917910 gene encoding dynamin-related protein 5A isoform X1 — protein: METLIDLVNKLQKACTALGDFGDESSLPTLWDALPTIAVVGGQSSGKSSVLESIVGKDFLPRGSGIVTRRPLVLQLHRVEEGREHAEFAHLPRKTFTDFAAVRKEIADETDRETGRTKQISSVPIYLSIYSPNVVNLTLVDLPGLTKVAVDGQSDSIVKEIENLVRSYIEKPNCIILAVSPANQDLATSDAIQISREVDPKGERTFGVLTKIDLMDQGTDAVDILEGRSYRLNFPWIGVVNRSQADINKNVDMISARKREREYFTNLPEYSHLANRMGSEHLGKLLSKHLESVIKSRIPGLQSLISRTILDLETELNRLGRPIAVDAGGKLYMIMEICRAFDQIFKEHLDGIRPGGEKVYAVFDNQLPAALKRLQFDKQLSMENVRKLITEADGYQPHLIAPEQGYRRLIESTLITIKSPAEAVVDAVHSILKDLVRKSIKETAELKQYPSLKVEVMSAACESLDRMRIESKRAALQLVDMESSYLTVDFFRKLPQDVEKGGNPTHSIFDRYNEAYLRRVGAIVLSYVHMVVGTLRHSIPKSVVYCQVREAKRSLLDRFFTELGAKEGKQLGKLLDEDPVITQRRQNIGKRLELYRAAQSEIDMVVWTK
- the LOC110917910 gene encoding dynamin-related protein 5A isoform X2, translating into METLIDLVNKLQKACTALGDFGDESSLPTLWDALPTIAVVGGQSSGKSSVLESIVGKDFLPRGSGIVTRRPLVLQLHRVEEGREHAEFAHLPRKTFTDFAAVRKEIADETDRETGRTKQISSVPIYLSIYSPNVVNLTLVDLPGLTKVAVDGQSDSIVKEIENLVRSYIEKPNCIILAVSPANQDLATSDAIQISREVDPKGERTFGVLTKIDLMDQGTDAVDILEGRSYRLNFPWIGVVNRSQADINKNVDMISARKREREYFTNLPEYSHLANRMGSEHLGKLLSKHLESVIKSRIPGLQSLISRTILDLETELNRLGRPIAVDAGGKLYMIMEICRAFDQIFKEHLDGIRPGGEKVYAVFDNQLPAALKRLQFDKQLSMENVRKLITEADGYQPHLIAPEQGYRRLIESTLITIKSPAEAVVDAELKQYPSLKVEVMSAACESLDRMRIESKRAALQLVDMESSYLTVDFFRKLPQDVEKGGNPTHSIFDRYNEAYLRRVGAIVLSYVHMVVGTLRHSIPKSVVYCQVREAKRSLLDRFFTELGAKEGKQLGKLLDEDPVITQRRQNIGKRLELYRAAQSEIDMVVWTK